The genomic window AGCAATTGAAAATTCCCTATTAACCTTCACAATTTCCGAACAGCAAATTGCCGAACTCCTTACCCAAAGCGCGATTAAATTCCAGGTAAAAGACTCAGAAAATATTTGCGTCACCTTAGACAGCCAGCAATTTGAACGCGCCGCCGCCTCAGCCATCAAAGAAGCGATCGGAATTGCAAAAGGCTTAATGGAAAGCCGATTACGTCCCGACGACAACAATATAGATCCCTGGAATACCCATAAAGTTGACTGGTTAATCCTCTCCGGTAAAACCTGCAATCTTGACCTAGTACAACGCCAAATTTACCAAGAATTTAGCAAATCCCCCTATTTTGTTTGGAATCCCGAACGTATTACCTTTGTTTTGGAGTACACCAAACTAGCCACCTCCGCCGGTGCTTGTTACGCCGAGAAACTGCGGAGACTGCGATTTGACCCCGAAGAATCGAAAGGATTGCTACGAAAAGGCGCAAACCAGCTAGAAATAGACGTTAAAAACCTATTTTATTATCTACCTTGCAACTTCAAACGCAAAACCCAAAGTAACGACCTCCTCACAGTCTTCAAAGCTGGACAAGAACTCTATCAACTTTCACCCTCAGAAAACGTCGCCAAAGTTCGCACAAATTGGGTAGGGACACAGTTAACAAACATCATTTATCGCCAAGACTACGAAGCCGGAGATTTACGCCTGTGGGGTAGCTTCGACGGTAAAAACCTCATGGGACAACTGGGGATGGAAGAAGCGGAATTTCTCAGAAAAATCAAAGTCCAGTTTGAGATTGACCAAACCCTGCAATTTAACATCCTACTGTGTCAAGGAAATCCCCACTATTTAATAGATGTCCCCGGAATTGATATCGGCGCAGCATTATCACAGTTGTCAGAAACATCATTATTTGCTGACGGTAAATTGAAATGGAACATCGCCGTCGAACGTCCTGATAAAGACTTAAGCGATGGTGATATCGCCGTCAACGTCATCGAATCAGCCACAGTAGATCAACCAGAGGCTTATCATTTGGTCTTTGAAGTAGACAAAGACGGTAACAAACCCCTGCAACAATTCCATTATCTGCGCGATGGTACATCCCAACCAGGAAACGGTTTAATCAGTAACCCCCTACCCCCCTTCCCCCACGCTAGCCAGCACACCTTTTATATGTACCAAACCGATGTCCAAACCAACACCAAAAAATGGATACGCATCGGCGCATTGCGTAAACCCGATGTCAACACAGATTACCCTTGTCAATATCGCGTCACTATTGATAATCGAGGTATTTTGCGTATTCATGCTGGTGACGTACCTTACTGGACATCACCTCATTTAGAATGTCTCACACACGAAGGATGTGTTTATATCGCTGAACTGGACTTACAACCCAATGAAGTTGATAAAGAACGTGATCCCTTTTGCGGTATACATTAGGAATTATTTCGCGCAAAGGCGCAAAGGCGCAAAGGGTTTCTTGGCGGCTTTGCGTGGGATAAAAAAAGGTAATACTTATGCAGTATCTCTACAAGTTATTAGCAATAGAAAATTCAGAGTTAGCCCAGTTATTGCGGTACAGTCTGTATGGACTCGAAGCTTCGCTAAAACAAGCGCAAGCAGAATATCCCCATGACCCTGGTGCTAAGGTGTGCGATGAGGTGCTGCAAGAAATTCATCATCTGCTACAAGTAAAGGAAGCGGCGATACCTGTGGTAGGCTGCGTTAACGCACTCAACTCAACAGAATCAAAGTTGGATTATCTCCGCGCCGCATTTGAATCTGACTCAGAACTCAGCTTATATCTAGGAGACGCACCCCTATACAGTCAAACAGATTCTGACTTGTGGAACGAAATCCATCGCAAACTGTTGCGAGTTCCCGAAGATTTGGCGGAATTTTGGCGACAACGCGCTTTAGACTTAGCGCAAGAAGTGGGTGCGTTAGCGCAGTTTACCGGAGGTATCGATAATTCTCAACTCTATCATTTACCCTTCATCAGAGACGAAATCATCTACCCCGGACTCAGTGGTACGGTGATTTCCCCAGGATTATGCTTGTCTCAAAAAGCCCTTGAGCAGACTAAAATTATCCCAGAATATGCTTCTGAGGAATTAACTTTACTAGCGAGTTTCCTAGTTTTATTAGTTAAATTTATTGAAATTGAACCAGAGTTACATCATGCTTTAAAGAGTGTATTTAGCTTTGACGTGATTCCTCTACATTCCCAGCCAGAACAAAAAATACAATATCTTGAAGCTTTAGGCGATCGCTTCCACCGCACCAAAAAAGCCGAAGAAACTACCGATCCCTTGCTAATGCTACGCGCCTGGATTGACATGGATGAAGCCATCCACTCCTTAATCTTCGTCCCCCCAGCCGAACGTTATTCTTGGTGGGGTAAACTGCAACAAGAATCAAGACGCGCTTTAAAAAAAGTTGTGGCGATCGCAACTAATGCAGGTTACGAAGTGCGAATCCGTCAACTAACAGGAATCTATGCTGACATTTGTGCATTAACCAAAGATGACTTACAACTAGACTGCGGCGGAATCCCCGGTGAAGTGTTAACCTGTCTGCGAGTCTATGCCAGAATTAACAACGAAGAAATTCCCGGACGCGTCATCTTTCGTTCATCACGCTAGAAAAATTTATACTATTGCACTAGGATTAACGGCAGTAATTTCTGAATAACGGGTAATTGTTTCAATTTCTTCTCTATGAACTTTTTCTAACTCACTCTCCAAAAACCTTGATTGACTGTTCATAAACTTTGCGTTCCTCCGCGTGAACTCTGCGCCCCTCTGCGTTTAAAAATAATACCCTCAACCCCCAGCAAGCAAAGGTAAAATAAACGCCGCCACAATTCCCAATAACACCATTACCTCAACAACCCTCAAAAGCAAATTATTCCCCGTCCCAAAATTAGCCGATAAATTACCCCACCAACCACGCAAACCATTCAACCAATGACTAGGGGTATCTTCTGTGCGTACCTTCAACAAAAACATCGAAACTAATAAAGGTACACCACCCACCTTACTAGACATCAAAACATGAATAGCCAAACAGAAAATTATCACAACCCAAGCAATCAGATGCAGATAATACCAACTGTGATTTAACTCTCCTGTAGGTAGCCATTCTTCCTTCATCATTCTGCCAGAAATCAAAGCTAAAACAGAAGCTATCAACATGAGAGTATTAGCGATTCTGTGCAAACTCACCCACCAAATCGGTCTACCAAACTCAGTTAACTTTTGTAAAGAATCTTGTTGTAATAGTCGTTTGTTCCCAGCATGAAAACTATAGAGTG from Nostoc sp. UHCC 0870 includes these protein-coding regions:
- a CDS encoding cytochrome b/b6 domain-containing protein, whose translation is MSRSTPYQPLLLRILHGLTGILAIAAMITGFLVYNTFDGRFGKILIPRINAIIDIHGTLAVFFLVVFPAIALYSFHAGNKRLLQQDSLQKLTEFGRPIWWVSLHRIANTLMLIASVLALISGRMMKEEWLPTGELNHSWYYLHLIAWVVIIFCLAIHVLMSSKVGGVPLLVSMFLLKVRTEDTPSHWLNGLRGWWGNLSANFGTGNNLLLRVVEVMVLLGIVAAFILPLLAGG